GAGCGCGGTGCTGACTGGGATGGCCACCTTCCTCTTCTTCGGGTCTACGCTGTTGCTCAGAGCAATATTCGCACGTGAGGAGCTCCCCAGCGGCGTTGTTTACTACAGACAGGAGGTGGTTATCGCGAACCCCGACGCCAACGTGGCGGCGCCGCAGGCCGAGAAGAGAAAGGCGCCGGTAGTGGTGGTGGACAACAGGAAAAAGAGGCGCTAGCCCGGGTGGATGTAGGCTAGTATCAAAACCACGTCCTCTTTTTTCACAGGCGTAGAGAGGCCGGACAGTAGCCTTATGTCTACGTCGTTCACGGCTATGTATATGTCGGCTCTCGGCCTCCCGTCCTCCCCCACCACGCGTCGGTACAGCTTCTGGGAAACGGCAGACAAGTTGCTGAGCACCTCCTTGACCGTAGCCCCCTCCACCTCTAGCTCGTCCCTTCCACCCGCGAGGGCCACAAGCACCCCGGCGAGCTTAACCCTGGGCACCTCTATGTAGTAGCTTTAATATATAACTCTGTTTAGGAAGGCGATAAAGGCAACTGCAAGCCTCGACCTTTAGGGCGGGGTAAAGCTTTTTAGCAGACATTAATTTAAGCATGGTGGTAACGAGGTCCGTCGCCGTCCCGCTTCTACTGGACGGGAACCAGCTTCTGGACTACCTGGAGCTGGAGAGAGGGTACAGAAAAGCGAAGAAGGCCGTGGTGGGCCACCTCGTCCAGACGTATAGGGGAAAGAAGGCAAAACTTCTTCAAGGTGTGGGGCGAGGTTAAGGAGGCCGTCAAGCAGACTGGACTCCCCTTCGCCTACCAGCAACAGGCAGTGAAGGACGCCGTGGAGGCCTACAACTCGTGGGCTGAAGCTGGGGGAAAGCCTCCCGCGGTTAGGCGCGTCTCCCCCTACGGAGACGAAAGGGCTTGGCGGTTTGATAGACTAACTGCCATCTCTCTACGTCTTATGAGCGGCCGCATAGTGGCGGAGCTCTGGCCTCACAAGCGGTTCTGGCTCTACGAGTGGCTTGCCAAGACGGGCAGGGCCACAAGGGCCTCCACGATTAGGCTGAGGCGCGTCGGAAACCGAGTTTACGCCGTCTTCGTATACGAGGTGGAGCCGGAGGCGCCGAGGGAGCCTACAGCTGTAGTCGCTTTCGACGTGAACGAGAACACCATCGTCGCGGCTAGAGTCGACCTTAAAGCCACGGTAGACAGAGTCGCCCAGTGGAACCGGCAGTGGGTGCAACCCCCCATCTCGATTAAGGTGCTCCTCACCGACTTCGGAAGGCTGGCCAAGCGCTACGGCGCGATCAGAAGGAGGTGGGCGGAGGAGCTCTCCGTAGAGATAAACGGGAAGAGAACGTCTGGCGCCCACACGAGGGAGTACAAGAAGAGAGTCAAGAGGTTGAGGGAGGGGGACAGAAAGCGGGATAGGGTCAACAGGATAGCTCACGCGCTTACTAAAGAGCCTACCATTCTAGTAACGGAGAACGTGGGCAAGAAGCCGCAGGAGGAAATGATTGTGGACAAAAGGAGTCCACAGCTGAGGCACCGCATAAAGCAGACGCCTATGAAGGCAGTAGTCGGCAAGGTAGCCGACAAGGCGACTGAACGCGGCTTAAGGTTGGTGCTTGTGTCTTCGTACAAGAACTCGCAGATCTGCCCAATACACGGAGAGCGGCTGTCCTTCCCGACGGAGCCTAAGATAGGCCTCTGCCCAAGGGGACACTGGGTACACAGAGATGTCGCGGCTGTGTTGAATATGCTGTGGAGGGCTGTGGAGAGGCTAGAGCCGGAATACTCGGAGATCGTAAAACAAGCACTATCCACTGTGGACGAGAAGATACTGGAGGAGTGGAGCAGGACAGTCCTCGAAGCCGAAGGGCCCGACGTGCTGGCCCGGGCCAGCCCCATGACCCCGCCGGGCGAGGAGACGGTGATCCCGGCGGGGATCGAGGGCGCCCATGAGCCGCCCTAAGGGAACCTCCGCCCCTCAGGGCGGGGAGGAGGTCAGCTGCTCCAAATACGGCCCCGTCGTCGTCGGGTGGGACGGCGCTAGGATCTTCACGAACCCCGCTGGTTGCTCTCGGTGGGTGTCTCTCCGGGAGCTTGTCGGCGAGGTGAGGCTGGAGGGAGTGGACAGGCGGCTTCTATATCTGCTGGGGGTGCCGAGGGGCTACGTCACGACCTACAAGCTATACGCCGAGGTGCTGGGCACGAGCCCCCGGCACGTGGGGAGGCTAATGGCTTCAAACCCCCTCCCCGTCGTCCTGCCCTGCCACCGGGTGGTTAAGAGCGATCTGTCGCTGGGGGGCTACACGGCAGGGGTGGAGGTGAAGAGGGCCCTCCTCGCCTACGAAGGTGCGCTGTGTGGGGGTAGGCCTTGCCGCGTCGCCAGGCCTCGGCTTGTGGAGGACTGGGGAGTGGCGCTTCTGGAAAGCCTGGGACTTCGTTGAGGGGGGTAATGTTATATATAGACTTCGCTTTTTGGACTATGCCAGTGAGAGTGAGAATTGACAGATCTAGGTGCGTCGTGGCGCATTTCTGCCTATTCTACGCCCCCACGGTCTTCATACCGGGAGACGGGGGGAAGCCGGTTGTCTCCTCTGAGTATGCAAAGGACGGTAGCGTCGAGGAGGGGGTTGTGCCTGACGAGCTCTACGAACAGGTCAGGGAGGCTGAGAGGCACTGCCCCTCGAGGGCTATTAAGGTGTACAGGGAATGAGGTACAGGGCGGTTATCCTCGACGTCGACGGCGTTGTGACGCCTTTCCGCTCCGCGTGGCAGAGGCTACACGCGGTTCTGGGCACCGACGGCTCTCTGAACCGGGCGCTGTACAAGCTGGGGGTTATTGACTACTACGAGTGGGCGCTTTACGACGCCTTGCTTTGGCACGGCGCCCCGAGGGGGGTTGTGGAGGCGTATTTCCAAACGACTAGGGGGCTGGAGGCCTTGTGCAACGTGTTGCGGGAGGCGGGTGTGTACACCGTCGCCGTTTCGGCGGGGGTGGGCTACACCAGGAGGGTGTCTCACTGCTTCCACTTCTACGTGGTGAACGACCTGGTGTATAGAGACGGGGCTGTGTACTCGGTGTCTGTCTCCGTGAGTGACAAAAATAAGGAGGAAGTGGCCGGCAAGATTCTTGAGCACCTCGGCGTGGGGTGGGAGGAGGCCGTGGCGGTGGGAGACGGCGAGGCCGACCTGCCCATGTTGAGGAGGGCTGGCTACTCCATTGCGTTTAACCCAGCCAGCGAGGAGGTCGCCAGGGCGGCTAAGGCGGTTATTAGGGCTGAGTCGCTTCACCCCCTGGCCAAGTTTTTAAAGGCCTTGTTAAGATAGGTTGTGATGACCACATCCGATTTTGAGTTGTGATGGGGCCGTCCCAGGCTGACGATCAGCCCTATAGAGATATATAGCGGGTATTTGGGTGGGCTGTGGAGTTGAGGAGAATTATCAGGGTGGGGGAGAGGTCTTTTGGGATTACTCTGCCTAAGGAGTGGGTTGAGGTGCACGGGCTGGGGGTGGGCTCACCTGTGAAGGTTATTGTGGATAGGGAGAAGATAACTGTTTTGCCTAGCTCGGAGGCGGGGGCGGCGAGGAGGGTGTCGATCAAGGGCGACGACGTGGAGAAGATTGTGCGTGACGTTATTGCGTACTATATAGAGGGGGCGGATGAGTTGGAGATTGAGACGAGGAATATTTCGGAGGTTGTGACGAGGATTGAGGGCAAGTTGCCGGGGGTTGTGTTGATGGAGCTCAGCGGCGTCTTGAGGCTGAGGATTGTTACTAGGGAGGATATAAACATCGACGAGGCGGTTAGGAGTATGTACACCACGGTGGACGCCATGTTCGCCTTGTTTCTCCAGATGCTTAGCCTAGACAGGAGGGAGCTGGCTGAGGAGATCCTCCGCCTCGACGATCAGCTCGACCGCCTCTACTTCTTTTCTCTTAGGACTGTTAAGCGGAATATTGTACAGAGGCCTGAGCACTACGTGGATTACGTAATTACGATAAAGAATCTTGAACATGTCGGCGACGCGATTGACCGCGCCACTAACTACTATCTGCAGAACGTCGTGGCTTGCAAGGCGGAGGTGCTGGACCTCTTCAAAAAGGTGTATACATTTATGCAGGACGCGTTCAACGCCTTCTACAACAACGAGACGGGGAAGGCGCTGGCCGTCTTGACTAGGCGCGCCAAGCTGGAGAAGGAGGCTCTCCAGATCATATGTCCGCAGGCCGCGGCCATCATGCACGAGGCGGCTTCTATTGTAGGTTTCGCGGCCGATATTGCGGAGGCCGCCTATTCAAAGGCGGTGAGGAGATGAGGATAATCATAGCGTGGCCTTTTTACGGGGTGCTGGGCCTGCTCTACGCCGGGCTGGCCGTCTTGCTCATGCCCTTCTTCACACTCTCCTTTGTAGACGTCTTGAGGACTTCGGGCATGCACATAGTCGCGGCTTTACTTCTAGGTAGCTCAATAACGCTCCTGAGCCTCGTCACGAGCCCCGTCAACGTCGTGGTGTACTCCTTCTCTCGGAGGGAGTACCTCCCAGTGGTGGACTACGTAGTTGTGTTCGGAATCCCCGTGCCGATACCCCAGGTGGTTTTTAGAGAGGAGAGATCCTACCTGGCTGTTAACCTAGGCGGCGCCGTGGTTCCGCTGGCGGTGGCCACCTTCCTCATGGCTCAGTTTTTTAAGCCGGAGCTCCTAGCCTCCATAGCGGCGGCGTCTGTGTTGACAAACGCAGTGAGCCGCGTGGTGCCTAACATAGGGGTTGTGACCCCCGCGCTGGCTCCCCCCATCATCGCCGTGCTTTCCGCCCTCCTTGCCGGAGGAGGGCCTGTAGCCACTTACATAACTGCTGTGTATGGCACCATCATCGGGGCGGATTTGCTAAATCTAAGGAGGGTGCTCAGGCACAAGCCGCCCTTTGTCTCTATCGGCGGGGCCGGCGTCTTCGACGGCATATTCCTAAGCGGAGTCGTCGCTACCCTCCTCTCAAAATTATTCTAGAGAGGAGGCGGATCTACGGCAACGGCGGGAGGCGTGGGGGCGCCTTGCCGTAGCCGCCCTGGGTTTAAGACTTCAATACTTTAAATAGATTTCTATTGAAAAAGATAAAAGATGAGTCAAATTTAAAAATTATATTTCTTTTATTTGTTTTTTATAGGTCTGGCGCGGCGTCCCCTTTATTAATATAGATGGATTTTAAATATGTCATATAGTGTAACATTGATAAAAATTTATATAATCTCCCCCGCGTGGGGGTACCCCTGTCTCACCCCCTTCCCCGCGTACTGCTCCAAGCCGCCTCTCAGCATCTGCACCAGGTTCCATACATGTTTCCTCGTCCTATCCAGCGCAATTTCCTTCAACTTCTTGTCGTCGCCGCCCCCCTCCTCCTCGTGTACAGTCACGTCTAGCACCAAGACGCCGGTTTCTATCTGTAGATGCATGAGGCCTATGGAGGTGGCTAGGTAGCTGTATTTATCCACCGGGGTGGGGCCCACCCACCCCAGCACGATCACCGCGTCGCACCCCTCTTTTATCAGCTTCAGGGCCCCCCACACGGTGTTTTTTATGCCAGGCACAGTCAGCCTCCGCACCGCGGTGTGTGGGAGCAGGCTTTTCAGCTCGTCGATAGCCACCGCGCCCATGTCCACCCTGGCGAAGGTTGTGTCGACGACGCCTATGCAAGACACGGCTTAATAGAGCATAGTATATAAATAGCTGATTCCAGGTGGTTGGTGTGAAGAGGTTTGGCGTGTCACTGCCTAAGGAGGTGGCTGAGGAGGTGGAGAAGATGTCTCAAGACATGGGCGTCACGAGGAGCGAGATCGTGGCGGTTGCTCTGCAGGAGTATCTAGAGGCGAGGAGGGACCACGCCGACGCCGCCCATGAGTGCCTCGGCGTCGTGCTGGCGGTCAGCGACTCTTTTTCAGACATAGGGGAGATTATTGAAGACAACAAGGGGCACATAGTGGCGTACACCCACCTACATGTAGACGGAAAGTGCTTGACAATTGCGGTGGTTAGGGGGAGCGGTAGCGAAATCGAGAGGCTAAGCCTAGCCATGTCTAGAAAGGCGCAGCTCACCCGTTACGTGCCGCTTAGATGAAGATACCCGGCAGATTCCTGAAGGAGGCGAGGCAGAGGTGCGTGCCCAGGGAGGAGTGCGTCGCGCTTCTACTAGGCAGGGGGGACACTGTTATGAGGTGGACGTGGGTGAGGAACGTGGCGGGGAGCCCCCTGGCCTTCAGGATAGACCCCGAGGAGATGTACAGAGCCATTACAGAGGCGGAGGAGTCCGGCCTGGAGCTTCTGGCCATATTCCACAGCCACCCGGGCCCCCCCGTGCCGAGCGCTGTGGATATGCGCTACATGAGGCTCTGGCCTGTGGTTTGGGTGATATCCGACGTCTACAGCTGGAGGACCGCGGCGTGGCGGGCGGGGGGTGGGGATTTGAGAGAGGTGCCGCTGGAGTTTGTATGATAGTGGCGACCACCACAGTCAACTTCGCCTATCTCACGGGGGTGTGGGTCGAGTCCTACGAGCGCTTCAAGGCGGCGGTGAGGTGCGGAGAGCGCATCGCTGTGGTTGTCCCGGCCCTGGACGCGGGCAGGGTGGGCGGCGAGGTGTATGCGTATAGAGACGGGGAGGACCCGGCGCTTGTGCTGAGGGATGCGGCGCGGGGTTGCCCACAGGAGGTGGTCTACGTCGACGGCGGCACCACGCTCCGCCATTTTGAAATTATAAAGAGAGCGTTCCCCCATGCGGAGTTCCGCCTCGCCGACGATTTGCTGAGAGAGATGCGCGCCGTGAAGCGGGAAGAGGAGATCGAGAGGATTAGGACGGCCGTTGCGAAGATACGGGAGGTTTTGGAGGCTGTGGAGCTTTCTCCCGGCGTCACGGAGCGGGAGGTGGCCTTTAGAATATACGGCGCGTTGTACAACGCAGGTCTCCAGCCGGGGCCCATCTTGGCGCAGTTCGGAGCCAACACGACCGTGCCCCACCAGGAGCCCACAGACAAGAGGCTCCAAGTAGGTGAGGCGGTGGTGCTGGACGTCGCCGCGTCCTACCGCGGCTACTTCGGAGACTTGACCAACTCCTTTTTCTACGGCGACACGCCTCCCCAGTACGCAGAGCTACTTGAAATAGTTAGAGAGGCTCAGCAGGCGGCTCTGAGATCCGCGGCGCCGGGCGTAGCCGCGCGTGAGGTAGACGCCGCGGCTCGTCGAGTGATAGAGGAGGGGGGATACGGCCGGTATTTTATACACCGGACAGGGCACGGGCTGGGTCTGGAGATCCACGAGGCGCCGGACATCTCCCCGGGCTCGGGAGATGTCCTGCGCCCAGGCATGGTATTTACAATAGAGCCCGGCATCTACCTGCCGGGACGCTACGGCGCGCGGCTTGAAATAGACGTGGTGGTTAGGGAAAAAGGGGTGGAGGTTTTATGACGAGAGTACGCAACTCGCCTCTCTGAGAAACTTCGCCAGATGTGGAGCTACGTTGGAGAGCTTCGCGACGGCGGTGTCGACGTCGTCGTTTGGAGACACTCCATACCTCCTCAAGACGTGGGTGTGGATCCCCATTACCTCAGCAACCAAGGCCATGTGTACACCGTACATCCATTTTAAAAAATCCTCCGTAGCGCCGTGGCCGCCGAGGCGCCCAGCGTCTAAACACGCCGTTGAGAGTGTCGAATCCGCCGGAGTCGGGGGATAGGCGGCGGCTACCCGGAGCCGACGCGGCCTCCATACGGCGCCCGCCCAGGCGTCTCTCCCCCCGGCTTCCCAGGGAACGCGCCGGCTGCGGGTTAGGCGTGCTCCCTCCCGGACCTCCGCCGTTTCCCCGCATGCCCAGGTCCCCCCGGTCCTACGGCCGGAGTAGCCTGGGGACCGGCGCCCCCCTGGACCGGGGCTCATCGGTAAGCCCAGACGGCACGTCGCTGGAGGCCGCGCCCGGCCCCGGTTTCGGGCCCCCTAGCCTGGGTCCGCCTGTCGGCGGAGCACGGCAGGCACGCCGTGCAGCCCCCCGCCGGTATAGCACAGAGTATTAGTTTAAAAAGTTGTGGGTTGCCTATCGGGCGGGCCCCAGCCCCCGCCGCCCGGCGTCTCGATTACAACCTCGTCTCCTGGATCTAGATCTACCACCGACTTGCTCTGGAGCTCCAACACCTCGCCGCTTGCCTTCTTTATGTAGACGCGGCCCGGCTTGCCGGGCTCTCCCCCGTGTAGGCCCCAGGGGCCTGTTTTGAACCTATCTGCAAGTACTGCCAGACGCGCGGGCGCCGCCACTTTAAAAGCTCTTATAATGCCGTCGCCTCCCCTCCACCTCCCCCGGCCGCCGCTACCCTCCCTTATTCTGTACGCCGTGAATATCAGTGGGTATACCCTCTCAGCGATTTCTATGGGGGTGTTTAGCGTATTTGTCATGTTTACATGGACCCCCGAGACGCCGTGCTTACCCGGCCTCCCGCCGGTCCCTCCTCCGATAGTTTCATAGTAGCTCCAGTACCTCCCTTGGTAGACGCCGCCCATCATCACGTTCATCATCGTCCCAGACCCCGCCGCGGGCACCCTGTCCGGCAGGGCCTGCGACAGCGCCTTAAAGACGGCGTCAGCCGCCCTCTGGCTAGTCTCGAGATTGCCCCCAGCCACGGGCGCCGGCTTTCTGGGATTGAGCAGACTCCCCTCGGGGGCCCTCACGGAGATGCATGAGTAGAACCCCTCGTTGGTGGGTACCTCGCCCCGCATGAGGCTTCTAATGGGGAAGGAAGTCGCGGCGTAGGTTACCCCCAGAACCGCGTTGAGGGGGGCCTCCACCTGCGGGCTTGTGCCGGTGTAATCCGCCTCGACGCATCTATCCACCGCGAGCCTCACGGAGATCTTTACAAACCCATCGCCGAGTTCTAGATAGTCCTCGGCGGCGTAGACCCCCCTCGGCCACTTGGCTATCTCCTCCTCCGCCACGCGGCGCCCGTAGTCGATGGCCGCCCTCCAAGCCTCCGCGACGCGTCCGCCGTATTTCTCAAAGAGGTCGACGACGCGGCGGCTACCCACCACATTAGCCGCTATCTGGGCGTTTAAATCGCCTAGAGTAGCCTCAGGTGTCTTGACGTTAGACAGCCAGACGGAGAGGACCTCTCTATTGAGCTCCCCCCTCCTCATAATCTTCACCGGCGGCAGTACGAAGCCCTCTTCGTATATAGTCTTGGCATTTGGGTTTATACTCCCCGGCACGGGCCCCCCTACGTCTACGTGGTGGGCCTTATTCACCAAATACGCCACGAGGCGGCCGCGCCAGAAAACCGGCGTGACAACCATGACGTCGTTTAGATGGGTGCCCGATATGTACGGGTCGTTTAAAACCACCACATCGCCCTCCTCAAGCTCAACCCCAGCCCCGCGCAGAGCCTTGAACATGTTCTTCACGCCGATGTAGAACGAGCCCAGGTGTACGGGGATGTGCTCAGCCTGCGCCACTATCTCCCCATCGGCGTTCAGCACGGCAACGCTGTGATCCATACGTTCCCTTATGTTTGGAGAAAACGCAGAATTCCTAAGCGCAATCCCCGCCTCCTCGGCTATATACACCGTGGCCCTGTAGATAAGCTCCCAGCTCATAACCTCAGCACAAGTGATCCGAGCGGACCCACCTCCACTCTCCACCTAGGCGGCACCACCGTCGCCGAGTGCCTCTCCTCTATAACAGCCGGCCCCTCCGTCTTAAATCCGCGCGGTAGCTCCTCCCTCTTGTATACGGGAGTCTCTACCCACTCCCCGAAGTATACCCTGCGGTATGTAGGCCTGGGCTCGCCGGTTGCTTCCGGCTCGCGCAGTCTCGGCCTCCTCCGCGCCACCACCGCGAACACCCTCACCGTCACAACCTCAATCGGCTTGTCTAGCCTGAAGCCGTAGGTGGCGAGGTGCTTCTCTTCAAACGCCCTCCTCACCTCCTCCAGAGAGGCGGGTCTACCCACCGGCACCACTAGCTCCCAGCCCTGGCCTTGGTACCTCACGTCCGCCAGCCTGACGTAGTAAGTGGGGCCGACGGGCGAGAGAGACTCCTCAAGTCTTCTGTAGGCCTCCTCCAGGTCTCTCGGGTAGGAGGCCCTAGCCTCGAATTTGCTGTCTGCAAACAACATGCCGAGTGCCGTGAAGACGCCGGGCCCTGGGGGGATCACCACCGTCTTGACGCCCAGCTCCTCTGCCAGCTCCGCGGCGTGCTGTGGGCCGGCGCCGCCGAAGGCAAACAGGGCGAACTCGGACGGGTCGAGGCCCCTCTCCACGGTAACCAGCCTCACAGCCCTGGCCATTTCGAGATTGGCGAGCTGGACGGCGCTCCAGGCAACCTCCACGGGGTCGCCCAGCCGCCTGAAGGATTTATAGGCGGCGTCCGCGTCTAGCTTCATCTCTCCCCCCAGCAACTGCGCCACGCGACCCAGGACGACGTTTGCGTCTGTGATAGTGGGCTCCACGCCGCCCCGTCCGTAGCACACCGGGCCGGGCTCCGCCCCCGCGCTGACGGGCCCCACCCTAAGCGCCCCGCCCTCGTCTCTCCATATGATGGTGCCGCCCCCGGCTGACACCTCCGCCAGGTCGATAAACGGAAACCTCACCGGGTACCCCGAGCCCTTTACCAACCTGCCGTGGTGCGCCTCGCCGCCCACCTCGTACTCCGTGGTGATGCTGGGCTCCGAGTTGACCACCGTCCCGGCCTTGGCCGTGGTGCCCCCCATGTCGAAGCTTATCACACGGGGCAGTCCGAGAATCTTCGCGAACTCCGCCGCGGCCACGACGCCGCCAGCCGGGCCGGACTCTATTAAATGCACCGGCCTCCTGGCGGCCTCCTCCACGGTCACCAGCCCGCCGGAGCTGGACATGACGTAGAGCCTGCCGCCCCGCGACTCTACATATCTCCCCAGCTCCTCCAGGTAGCGGCCCACCAGCGGCATCAAGGCGGCGTTGACCACCGCCGTCGAGGTCCTCTCGTACTCCCTAGGCTCCGGCGCCACCTCGCTGGATAGGGACACGTAGCGGAAAAACCTCCTCAGAACCTCGCCGGCCCTCGCCTCGTTTGAAGGGTTTATATACGAGTGGAGGAAAGACACGGCTACGGAAACCACGCCCGACTCCACAGCCTCCT
The sequence above is drawn from the Pyrobaculum ferrireducens genome and encodes:
- the ribC gene encoding riboflavin synthase; protein product: MSCIGVVDTTFARVDMGAVAIDELKSLLPHTAVRRLTVPGIKNTVWGALKLIKEGCDAVIVLGWVGPTPVDKYSYLATSIGLMHLQIETGVLVLDVTVHEEEGGGDDKKLKEIALDRTRKHVWNLVQMLRGGLEQYAGKGVRQGYPHAGEII
- a CDS encoding phosphate signaling complex PhoU family protein; amino-acid sequence: MELRRIIRVGERSFGITLPKEWVEVHGLGVGSPVKVIVDREKITVLPSSEAGAARRVSIKGDDVEKIVRDVIAYYIEGADELEIETRNISEVVTRIEGKLPGVVLMELSGVLRLRIVTREDINIDEAVRSMYTTVDAMFALFLQMLSLDRRELAEEILRLDDQLDRLYFFSLRTVKRNIVQRPEHYVDYVITIKNLEHVGDAIDRATNYYLQNVVACKAEVLDLFKKVYTFMQDAFNAFYNNETGKALAVLTRRAKLEKEALQIICPQAAAIMHEAASIVGFAADIAEAAYSKAVRR
- a CDS encoding MoaD/ThiS family protein: MPRVKLAGVLVALAGGRDELEVEGATVKEVLSNLSAVSQKLYRRVVGEDGRPRADIYIAVNDVDIRLLSGLSTPVKKEDVVLILAYIHPG
- a CDS encoding hydantoinase B/oxoprolinase family protein, coding for MSWELIYRATVYIAEEAGIALRNSAFSPNIRERMDHSVAVLNADGEIVAQAEHIPVHLGSFYIGVKNMFKALRGAGVELEEGDVVVLNDPYISGTHLNDVMVVTPVFWRGRLVAYLVNKAHHVDVGGPVPGSINPNAKTIYEEGFVLPPVKIMRRGELNREVLSVWLSNVKTPEATLGDLNAQIAANVVGSRRVVDLFEKYGGRVAEAWRAAIDYGRRVAEEEIAKWPRGVYAAEDYLELGDGFVKISVRLAVDRCVEADYTGTSPQVEAPLNAVLGVTYAATSFPIRSLMRGEVPTNEGFYSCISVRAPEGSLLNPRKPAPVAGGNLETSQRAADAVFKALSQALPDRVPAAGSGTMMNVMMGGVYQGRYWSYYETIGGGTGGRPGKHGVSGVHVNMTNTLNTPIEIAERVYPLIFTAYRIREGSGGRGRWRGGDGIIRAFKVAAPARLAVLADRFKTGPWGLHGGEPGKPGRVYIKKASGEVLELQSKSVVDLDPGDEVVIETPGGGGWGPPDRQPTTF
- a CDS encoding HAD family hydrolase, which codes for MRYRAVILDVDGVVTPFRSAWQRLHAVLGTDGSLNRALYKLGVIDYYEWALYDALLWHGAPRGVVEAYFQTTRGLEALCNVLREAGVYTVAVSAGVGYTRRVSHCFHFYVVNDLVYRDGAVYSVSVSVSDKNKEEVAGKILEHLGVGWEEAVAVGDGEADLPMLRRAGYSIAFNPASEEVARAAKAVIRAESLHPLAKFLKALLR
- a CDS encoding M24 family metallopeptidase codes for the protein MIVATTTVNFAYLTGVWVESYERFKAAVRCGERIAVVVPALDAGRVGGEVYAYRDGEDPALVLRDAARGCPQEVVYVDGGTTLRHFEIIKRAFPHAEFRLADDLLREMRAVKREEEIERIRTAVAKIREVLEAVELSPGVTEREVAFRIYGALYNAGLQPGPILAQFGANTTVPHQEPTDKRLQVGEAVVLDVAASYRGYFGDLTNSFFYGDTPPQYAELLEIVREAQQAALRSAAPGVAAREVDAAARRVIEEGGYGRYFIHRTGHGLGLEIHEAPDISPGSGDVLRPGMVFTIEPGIYLPGRYGARLEIDVVVREKGVEVL
- a CDS encoding hydantoinase/oxoprolinase family protein, which codes for MIVAVDVGGTFTDFVAVDEEGRLLAYKILSTPRKPEQAVIDGLSRLPKVEEVLHASTIGTNALLGQIGLELPKVALFTTRGFRDVIEIGRQNRPRLYDLYFDKPRSIVPRELRFEVDERTLADGTVLKEVDPGEVERYAKEAVESGVVSVAVSFLHSYINPSNEARAGEVLRRFFRYVSLSSEVAPEPREYERTSTAVVNAALMPLVGRYLEELGRYVESRGGRLYVMSSSGGLVTVEEAARRPVHLIESGPAGGVVAAAEFAKILGLPRVISFDMGGTTAKAGTVVNSEPSITTEYEVGGEAHHGRLVKGSGYPVRFPFIDLAEVSAGGGTIIWRDEGGALRVGPVSAGAEPGPVCYGRGGVEPTITDANVVLGRVAQLLGGEMKLDADAAYKSFRRLGDPVEVAWSAVQLANLEMARAVRLVTVERGLDPSEFALFAFGGAGPQHAAELAEELGVKTVVIPPGPGVFTALGMLFADSKFEARASYPRDLEEAYRRLEESLSPVGPTYYVRLADVRYQGQGWELVVPVGRPASLEEVRRAFEEKHLATYGFRLDKPIEVVTVRVFAVVARRRPRLREPEATGEPRPTYRRVYFGEWVETPVYKREELPRGFKTEGPAVIEERHSATVVPPRWRVEVGPLGSLVLRL
- a CDS encoding zinc ribbon domain-containing protein, translated to MWGEVKEAVKQTGLPFAYQQQAVKDAVEAYNSWAEAGGKPPAVRRVSPYGDERAWRFDRLTAISLRLMSGRIVAELWPHKRFWLYEWLAKTGRATRASTIRLRRVGNRVYAVFVYEVEPEAPREPTAVVAFDVNENTIVAARVDLKATVDRVAQWNRQWVQPPISIKVLLTDFGRLAKRYGAIRRRWAEELSVEINGKRTSGAHTREYKKRVKRLREGDRKRDRVNRIAHALTKEPTILVTENVGKKPQEEMIVDKRSPQLRHRIKQTPMKAVVGKVADKATERGLRLVLVSSYKNSQICPIHGERLSFPTEPKIGLCPRGHWVHRDVAAVLNMLWRAVERLEPEYSEIVKQALSTVDEKILEEWSRTVLEAEGPDVLARASPMTPPGEETVIPAGIEGAHEPP
- a CDS encoding ferredoxin — protein: MPVRVRIDRSRCVVAHFCLFYAPTVFIPGDGGKPVVSSEYAKDGSVEEGVVPDELYEQVREAERHCPSRAIKVYRE
- a CDS encoding CopG family ribbon-helix-helix protein, whose protein sequence is MKRFGVSLPKEVAEEVEKMSQDMGVTRSEIVAVALQEYLEARRDHADAAHECLGVVLAVSDSFSDIGEIIEDNKGHIVAYTHLHVDGKCLTIAVVRGSGSEIERLSLAMSRKAQLTRYVPLR
- a CDS encoding M67 family metallopeptidase; amino-acid sequence: MKIPGRFLKEARQRCVPREECVALLLGRGDTVMRWTWVRNVAGSPLAFRIDPEEMYRAITEAEESGLELLAIFHSHPGPPVPSAVDMRYMRLWPVVWVISDVYSWRTAAWRAGGGDLREVPLEFV
- a CDS encoding DUF1614 domain-containing protein codes for the protein MRIIIAWPFYGVLGLLYAGLAVLLMPFFTLSFVDVLRTSGMHIVAALLLGSSITLLSLVTSPVNVVVYSFSRREYLPVVDYVVVFGIPVPIPQVVFREERSYLAVNLGGAVVPLAVATFLMAQFFKPELLASIAAASVLTNAVSRVVPNIGVVTPALAPPIIAVLSALLAGGGPVATYITAVYGTIIGADLLNLRRVLRHKPPFVSIGGAGVFDGIFLSGVVATLLSKLF
- a CDS encoding MGMT family protein; this encodes MSRPKGTSAPQGGEEVSCSKYGPVVVGWDGARIFTNPAGCSRWVSLRELVGEVRLEGVDRRLLYLLGVPRGYVTTYKLYAEVLGTSPRHVGRLMASNPLPVVLPCHRVVKSDLSLGGYTAGVEVKRALLAYEGALCGGRPCRVARPRLVEDWGVALLESLGLR